One window of the Colletotrichum destructivum chromosome 6, complete sequence genome contains the following:
- a CDS encoding Putative serine/threonine-protein kinase, active: MTMKGRNWSPVGTRRRGLKSFAARLTLRFLAVASIVVMYHLIELHLRYREAMRAKYLPTQFDSLSDYDEATLASTGWDADSYTENTERSTLLDNRQHWKKLGKGREGETFTFNNTVIKVYNEETTPFRNCMQDTRASPTRWPTEIPASLIMGGHRDGSTPPNDDPYRELFVPVKDYFLTTITDPSQPPKWHLVTPFLKSGTLKKLAKTLHAASDGSPTYRELDQMFRPSFESLLSALDNLHMAHNLCHDDVKLDNIFVASESDPRRWKLGDLGNAREPDHPYHLTPLWTADTPQLRDCRANDALRLTKAYLQFLRRSGRNPDEFDDALMRGVDTLSRLYWTIARASPPVSAAQIWQLSGVYPPQLEGAEQTPWLTMQPAGVKESRGWAPAAEAVFGWRWSLRNAVKSELRVGAKENMGRFFGLTRILGIPVAACQAA; encoded by the coding sequence ATGACGATGAAAGGTCGCAACTGGAGCCCCGTGGGGACTCGTCGGAGGGGACTCAAGTCGTTCGCCGCCCGGCTGACCCTTCGGTTCCTCGCGGTTGCGTCCATCGTCGTCATGTACCACCTCATCGAGCTACATCTCCGCTATCGAGAGGCCATGCGCGCCAAGTATCTCCCAACACAGTTCGATTCTCTGTCGGACTACGACGAGGCGACGCTCGCCAGCACAGGATGGGACGCCGACTCGTACACGGAAAACACGGAGCGCAGCACGCTGCTCGACAACAGGCAACACTGGAAGAAACTCGGAAAGGGCCGCGAAGGCGAGACTTTTACTTTCAACAACACCGTCATCAAGGTCTACAACGAGGAAACAACCCCGTTCCGCAACTGTATGCAGGACACCAGAgcatcgccgacgagatggcCGACCGAGATCCCGGCCAGTCTGATCATGGGAGGGCACAGGGACGGCTCAACCCCGCCCAACGACGATCCCTACAGAGAACTCTTCGTCCCTGTCAAGGACTACTTCCTCACCACCATCACGGACCCCTCGCAGCCTCCTAAATGGCACCTGGTCACGCCGTTTCTCAAGTCGGGCACCCTGAAGAAGCTCGCAAAGACGCTCCACGCCGCCTCGGACGGCTCGCCCACGTATCGCGAGCTGGACCAGATGTTCCGGCCGTCCTTCGAGTCCCTCCTCTCGGCCCTCGACAACCTACACATGGCGCACAACCTCTgccacgacgacgtcaaGCTCGACAACATCTTCGTCGCCTCCGAGAGCGACCCGAGGCGGTGGAagctcggcgacctcggcaacGCCCGCGAGCCCGACCACCCGTACCACCTCACGCCCCTCTGGACCGCCGACACGCCGCAGCTGCGCGACTGCCGCGCCAACGACGCACTCCGCCTGACCAAGGCATACCTGCAGTTCCTCCGCCGCTCCGGCAGGAACCCGGACGAATTCGACGACGCCCTGATGCGCGGCGTCGATACGCTCAGCAGGCTCTACTGGACCATCGCGCGCGCCTCGCCCccggtctcggcggcgcagaTATGGCAGCTCTCCGGCGTCTACCCGCCGCAGCTGGAGGGAGCGGAGCAGACGCCGTGGTTGACGATGCAGCCGGCCGGTGTCAAGGAGTCCCGCGGGTgggccccggcggcggaggccgtCTTTGGCTGGCGGTGGTCGCTCCGGAACGCGGTGAAGAGCGAGTTGAGGGTCGGCGCCAAGGAGAACATGGGCAGGTTCTTTGGACTGACACGGATTCTGGGCATCCCCGTCGCCGCATGTCAAGCCGCCTGA